Part of the Cyprinus carpio isolate SPL01 chromosome A1, ASM1834038v1, whole genome shotgun sequence genome is shown below.
GGTTTTAATCTCTCCTGACTTGTTAGCCTCCAGGACATCTGATACCCAAGTGCTGGACATTAGCCTGATCCTCCTAGCCAACTCTTCATTTAAAGTTTCAGGTGATGCAGAGGTGGGCCACCACCTGAAGTCCTCATTCGATGAAAAAATCGAGTCCACCGAAACAGCAGAAAAACGAACAATGTCTTGTACGCGACTGACATTCTTGGTCTTCATGGAAAGTGCATTTTTTGGGAGCTCCTCTTGTGCGTTCTTTGTATTCTGGCTGGCCTCACAGCTAACCTTATTCAGCAGTAGTTTTCGTGACCTGCGAACCAATGCGCAGGATCTGGCAGTAGCGACAGAGTGGAGCAAATGAATGGAGGGTTTCCGCTCTCTAACCGAATGCCTCACCGGTATGACCTGCCCTCTGGTATTCTGGTTATGTTCTTTCGGTGCGGCCACTGTATCCTTGTGAATGTCAGTAGGAATGCTAATTGTCTTCTGCTCTTTAGAAGGTTGAAATTCAACGCTTAGAGTCTTTCTGAGCAGATGTAAATCTTTTGTGTccctttttaaatgtatcttcCTTTGCCTTGGTGACCCTGTGGTGACAGTGACCGAGATCCCAGAAATCTTGACTTTGGGAGGTCTTCCTGGTTTTCTTGACACTGCCGTGTCACTTAGTCTTTGACATTTGATGTTGCTGCTAGAATAGATGCATCTCCTGTCTTCAATAGGCATAACAAAATGGAGATCTTTGGTAATTTGATCATTACTACTCGTCTTTCCGGAACATGCTTTACTGTCCTTCCCACCATTTAATACTTCATAATCATGCTGCTGTGCTGGGAAATTACTCAGATCTTCAGAAACGACTCTTTTTGCCCTTCTTGATCTTCCATACATTATagtgatttttagatttttgttgtcATCATCCTTACGAGACATTTCTGTTGTTCTATGACTTGCTGCACTGGAACCGGTTGTACCAGTTGAAGAACTTACATCAGTTGTTTTGGGTTTCGGAGGTCTGCCAATGGGACGTTTCACAGACTTCTCAATATGTGGTCCTATTTTTTTGGGGCGCCCAGGACGCCTTTTTACTGGAGTTGTTTGATGTACACCTGGTAGTGTTTCTTGGATTTCACCTTCATTGCTTGAACAACCGGGCAATAATGCATCGAGTGAAAGCACTTTCGGTGAAGTGCACTTGTTCCCACCGCGCTCAACAGTTCTCCCTGGAGAAGATTCAAGGACAGAATTGTGGAAATGTTCATCTATGGCACTGCCTGCCCATGAGGATTCCATACATGGATCAAACATCTCTCCATGGGAATTTGAGCCGGAGGCAGCTGCTTTGAGAGTATATTTTACACCATTTTCACCGGTCACAGAGGAAACAAACATGAGCTTTATTGGACTTTCATATTTCAGTCCAGACAGGCTTGCTTTAGCCTGTTGTGCACTCTCAGTGGTAGTAAAGTTAGACATAGTTTCAGTAGGACTGTGTGGGTCAGTGTTTAGACTGTTGGTTCTATGGCGTTTAGATCTTTTTGATGGCAAGGTGGATGGCTTTTTCCTTGCACTCTCTTTATCAGGATTCCTACCATTACTCTTGAGCTCACATGGTGGCTCTTTTTTGGATGGAATCTCATCTTTCGATGAAGTTGTGTTCTGTGGCAGATCACGGTCTTCTCGTTCATCCTTAGTTGGAGAAGGTTGCTTGTCACATGCATGACTTGGCCAGGAGATTTCTTCCGTAGAGCCAAGTGCTGTTGAGGTGCTGTCCTTAGGGGAATGCTTGGTGAATAAACTCTCTGAAAAACAGGCTGCAAAATACATCTTTCGTGGCTCAGTAACATAGGAAGAGAAACGCTGAGGTGGTACAATATTTCGTCTGGCCCTTCCAACTTGaacagtcagatttttttttttgcgggttTTTGCTTTTACCTTCCGGTCACTATCAGTTGTTTGTAATTGTGGCCTTTCATTTGGAGGCAGTGGTTCTTCAAGACACACAGGTTTTGGTTTAGTTTCTTGGCTCTCTTGATTATTCAGTGTCTCAGTTTGTGCatgtgttgtctttttttctaAGGTATCTTTTACGGGCTTGGATTTTCCATCCAACGTTCTGCATTCAGATTGTTCAACAAGAGAGTATGTTAACTGCGCAGCTTTAACAGTTTTTAAGGACCTATCTCTTTCAAACCCCAAATTCCTCTTGAAATATGATGGACTTAGTCTGGCCAGATCTCTTTTGATTTGTAAGCTTTGTCTTCTTGATGACGGAAGGTCAGGCGACTTGCTCATGGCAACTAACGTTTCCAGTCTCTTACGGGAACGTGTCTGAGGGGATCGCTGTTCTGTGGCTACATGCTGTTGTAAAAGCTCATTAAGGTTGTAATCTTTGTCACTACTATTGTGTAGCACAGTTGTTATAATCTCTGTCAAATGTGTGTCATCTTGTGTCTTGGAGATTTGACTGGCATGGTTGGCGAGATTTTGTTCCTTCTCTGAAGGTTGGATACTTCTGAGCTTTTCAGTGACTCTATCCATTAGATCTCCAATAAAAGATCCACACTGGTGGTCATTCTCCTTCTCTGCTTGTGCATGCAACATTACAACCTTTTCGCGACATGCATCAGGAGATCCCACACGTAGAAGAGTGTTAGAGTACAAAGCTGTATCTTCATCCTCGGTTCTGTGAGGTAGGAGAGAAGGAGGTGCCATGTTCATGGACTTGCAGTCCTGAATGTGGAAGAGACTGGACTTGACCGCTATTTTACAGTCCAGGTCCACTGGCTTTGGCGATAGTGGTGGTGGGGAGGGGCTACGGCTTCCTTTACATCTACAATCGCCCTGATGGGTGATTAGAGCTCCTCTTACGTGAGAAATGTAGGTATGATCACCATTGTGCTGATGCTGGCATGAGGGTAGTTTTGAGTGAGTACAACAAAGAGTGGGGTTGGAACAGATGTCTTGGCCAACACACGCCATAGATGTATTTTGGCAGGAATGGCCATGAATGTTCCTCAGACAGACGCATAGAGGAGAAAATGCACACGTTGGAAGCCTACAAGCTGTTCTGCAACAAATGCCAGCATTTACTGAGCAGTCACTTAATGAAAGTATTGGGGCCTCATTAACTGATTTTTTCTCAGCATGGCAACAGAGGGATCCGGCCTTAAATTCTCTTCTTTGAGCTTCCCGCAGAGTTACAGAGATGTTGTAATCTTCCTGCACGTCCTTTAAAATATGATAGAGCAGCAGTCTATGATGGGAACAAAGCGAAGACAGGACCTTCTCCAACACAGTGACTCTCCAGACCGCTGGAGCATTAGAGCCATCTTCCTTCTCCGACCTGGACTGGTCTTCCATGCATGGCCCTAAGGAACTACATAAATAAATTGGGTTAAGTCATTACTCAATCACTGGCACAATCAGCTTTTCATGAATGTGAGCTGAGCTACGCCACTCATTTCTTTTTTACTCTGTTATAACCTGTAATACATTTGGAATTGGATTAAAGGATTTACAAAATCCTACTATAAAAGACATACTGCAGAATTATAAAGTTTGCATAGCTGTATTGTTAAAGGCACCAAATGACATTGCATTGCAAAGATGTAATACCCATACAGACTGTTTAAGCTGAATTAAATAGATAAAGCattattcaaaatctgtcagctTATGCGTGGATTAGAAATTTGCCAAAAAGTACAAACAACTCGGTACATGGAACAATTTTTTATTGGTAACTTGAAGGCAAAGGATGGCGATTGTAGTAACGCTTACACTCAGGAAAACTATacagaatatttaattattttcatcaaaCCTGAATAATTTTGTTTCCTGACGAATTGATGTGTTTCCTGACAAAACCGATTACAAACCAACAACATTTGCAGGCAATAAGTTGtctattttgaaattaaaatacaacTACCCCAAAAGGGTAACAGAGATCTGTTAAGGGGTGGAGGAAAATGTTAGAGAATGTTTGAAAAAGTACATAAATTACACACTTTTAAATGCAGGATAGTTAAAACACACTTGAGTAATATGCCTTCGGTATTCCATCTCATTACAATTAATTCAATTCTTGCTTTGATTAGCTTTACCCAAAccctgaaatgttaaaaaaagagaccacatcaaatatatttcagaCACAAATACATGCTTAAAGGACCAATTAGCTTTTAGTTTTCCCCCATTTCAAGTTGATAAACATCATAAAGATCAAATATATTAACCTGTCTGGGATTAAAAAAGGGGTGGGGGGCATGTAGTAGAGGAACATTACAGGACAAGAAACTCACTTACGCATGCAAGTGCAGTAAAGCATTTCACATAACAATGTGCAAGAGCAACAAAGTGCTTcgacacaaaacatttaaaaacttcatATTCTGATTACATCGAAAGAAATAACTCACAACACATACAATTAGGTAATAAAATTAGAGGGAATAATCCAAAATCAATCTTAGTGCAACgaatatatgcataaataactAAATGCAAAATGACTCTTATCCTGCACctgttatgaatatgaaattacaCATACTTAGAAAGGCCTAAACTGGTGATCTGTTTAATGATCCATCTATAATCAAGCCAAACTGTTCTCAgaagagaaaaacattaaatcaaatttaaataatcatatgccTTTCTAAACTATAACTACTCCTGAACAAACCATTAAATGGGAGAAAACAAACTGGCTTTGGGTGAACCATATTTGGCTCTACAACAGAATCCCAAGGGGCCTTATTTTGATATAAAACAACAACTTCTCGATCATGCTCTATGTTTTGTTACCCTGAGaatactaatgttttttttttggactgaaatTATACAGGacactaatattaatatattagatCATCAATGTGAAATAATAGAGATCGACATTCCCCACAGGGAGCCTAAAAGTATCccatataatgaaaatatgaGAGCGCAGCACTGACGACACatgtatatgatttaaaaaaaaaataaaaataataataataatctgcatgATCACCCTTTACATTAAAAGTGAAACTGTGCCTGTGACATAACTATCCccgagaaaaaaactgaaaaatttaacAGTAATTATGGTAACGGTATAGAAATCCACAAAACAGATTTAAGTAGTATacaaatacttctttttttttttttaagatttatgtaaAACTGCTACTGGCCTGCAGAGTAACCGAGCAGTAGCTGTAAGAGCAGGCACTGTGCTGTTCACTTTAAGAGCTGTGAAGAACATTCAGGGTTGATAAATGCTTCTAAATTAAATTCAGAATATATCAGTAAATCtgacgggtttttttttttttttttaagggggagGGGAATTTAACTTCGAGGAACAACAAGAGGTAAACCATTTACAGAACATTCACAACACAaagataaaacattaacaatgcGTTTGGAAATGTTCATATTTCCAAAGCTTCAATCACAAAATTCACATAATGCTTCAGATACACGTTGCAAAGCACTACAAGTATACTTGTGAATCAGATATCTGAACTATGCTAAAAAGATGCCCTTCAAAGTCAGTATATGGCATTTTATGAAACAATAACCTGTATCACAAGTATGTGTGCATCTTAAGTGCAACTGAATCTTATATCTGAACTATACAAGCTTTTAAAAAATTGAGAAAGAATATGAGGAGTTGAATTACCAAAGTGAATCAGTTGTATAATAGGTCATTAAAAGCTATAATTAATCATTAACATTGAatcagtcgtggcctaatggttagagagtcggaactcccaatcgaagggttgtgagtttttcgagtctcgggccggcaggaattgtgggtggggagagtgcatgtacagttctctctccaccttcaataccatgacttaggtgcccttgagcaaggcatcgaacccccaactgcccccgcgcgcgccgcagcataaaatggctgcccactgctccgggtgtgtgttcacagtgtgtgtgtgtgttcactgctctgtgtgtgttgcacttcggatgggtttaaatgcagagcacgaaattctgagtatgggtcaccatacttggctgaatgtcacgtcactttcactttcactttcaaattgtatttgttttattgtaaggCAATATTAGCTATAATTTTTAATTCTGGACATAAAACAAAGCAATTCAGAGTAGCACTTGGATCAGGATTTGCATTTCTGTCCCATGATAAGTGCATCATGAAATACGGACAAGGAGAAATTCTGATCCAAGTTCAGCAGCACCCAACTCTAAACTGCTTCGCTCATGGAGTGTGTAAGTGGAGTGGCAAAATGACCCTCAACTGTTTTGGTTTCAGCAGGCAGATAATGCAACGATGTTTTTAGTTTGAGCAACAACACAACATTATAGAGTAGAACTCAAATCTGCAAAGTGAGGATTTCAGTAGTTCCGATTACTGAAAAAGTAATCAATTATTCAGTGTAAAACAGACATTCGCTGAGACTGCCGTCAAGCGCTTTTTTGACATGCATTACGTTTCATTTCCGACTTACCCCGTATGATTTGCAGAGCAGATTtgcaggcaaaaaataaaatcgaaAGGGGCAaggcataaaaaaagaaagcaatgtGTGTACAGCAATATAAGTAtttgaacttaaaataaataaatcgaaaTAAAAATCACTATCAGTGCAGGATGTGGGAAGTCTCATCCACAAAAAGCCCGAGATGGTCCAAGCTTTCACTCCAATGATCTAGCAACAGTCCTGATTAATGTACTTCATTAATACTTCATAAAACTGATTACCTGCCAATAAGCGTTAATAGCCCAAAATTTGCCGGAGTGGAAACTCGTACCCATATCTCCCCATTGCATATAAGGATGGACATCTCCCACCGATGAGTTAAGAGAGACGTTACAGTCATGCCgtcacataaaaaaatactgctgatagacttcaaatgaaaaaaaaaaaaaagtcgctaCAAAGACTAATTAGTGTGAAAGCTGCATACAACAATCATTAAGCTGAGGTTAGCTTATGTATGAACAAAACCTGAATATTATATCTCTTCTTTTTAAGAGCAGTTAACTTCAAAATCAACAGtgctttacaatattttaaatatatatatatattcatatagatatCCACAGTGAAACCCCTGAATAGATTTTTTGAAGGCATGTTTTGTAACTTGATAAAATGTACCATTTAAGCTGTGGCTGAGGATTCAAGTGTGACTTCCTAGTCTGAATGAGGTCCTGACtgcatgttaaaaacaaaaccaaaaataaaatccttGTTGGTTGTCGTTTAGgcgatgttttaaataaaaccgTCTTCTCTGTAGGAAATCGTCGAGGTTTTGGTTTTGAGTTAAGACTGTTTGTAGGCAGTAGATGAGGCATTGGTTGTTGTCCCTGACTTTCCGGAGCCTGAGGTTGGCGCTTCAGCAAGGCGGAGCTTCTTTTTTGGTGGGGTCTTGAGCGTGCCGGTTCGCTCTTTGACTTTGTACTCGAGGGTGCTGTGTGGAATCCCATAGACGCTCTGAGCTTTCGACACGCTCATCTTCCCACTCATCACCATGGCTATGGCCTCCTCTAGGATATCGTGGTCATATTGGCGATAACGGCCCCGCTTTTTCCGTGGCTGCTTGTCTCCACAGTCAAGCACACTTCCGGTGACGCTCCCGTTCTTCACGTTCAGACACAGTGGAGGCAGGTCGCCCTGGAGCAGACGCGACTCGAGGCCCGAGTGGCTTTCCATCAAGCCCTGTTTAGGGAGAATGGTCTTCAGCTTGTGGAAAGCAGCGGAGCCGTCGGAGGCTTTGTTGGCTTGGTACACAGCATCCACCAGACCAGCCAAGTCCAGCTGGGCTTTGGGCTGAGCACTGAAGCGTACCTGAGGGATTCGGATGTGCACAGCTGGCCCAGCGGCAGGACTCTGAGGAGATGTGGCCGGCGAGGTGCTGCCGAGAGGCCCGTCGTTCTGCTCCCGGAGCTGCGAGACCATCCTCTGCAAGGTTAATTGTTTAAGGTACGACGAGGCGTTCACGGCTGCCGGGAACTTCAGCTCGGTGTGCTCTGGTGACgcttttgtacattttcttaCTTCGGATTGCTCGAGTCGAGAGTCGCTGCTTGGGCACAACGCCTCTGTGCCAAAAATGGATGGCTCCCCTGCCCTCCGCTCTGGTGATAAGGCCTCTGTCTGGAGCTGTAAGGTTTTCTGAGGTATCCCGTATAGTATGGCTGCTTTGTGAATGTCCAGTGATCCAGACCGAATATCTTTCAAAGCTTTAGAGAGCAAGCCTTCTGCAAACTCAGAGCTGCGATCCAAATAGTCCTCTCTGATTGGTCTCCTAAGGGGAGGTGGGTGGGAGGATGAGAAACGAACGGGTGAGCGGACCAATGACAGGACGCACTCAGGGTCCACTCCTTTACTGCCTTGTCTTTTGGTAACATCACTCGCTTCTCAATTGTCTGTATAACACAAAGCCTTTGAGTTGTTTGGGGATAAACGCTTTTTGTTTTTGGCCTTAGGTTGCAAACGATACTTCTTGGAAGGACAGTCTCTCGTCAATTGTGTGGAGAAAGACAAGCGTCTACGGGAGTACTTCCAGTATCTTTGCAATGCGGATGCATTTTGTAAGACTCATGTGAAAATAATACTGCATGAATCAACGAATAGatcaataaacaaatgaataaatacaggCGGCACAAAGGAACAAGTAAAGCCCCTGACTGCTGGCAAATGTGACGTTACCTTCCAACAAGTTAGAAAAGAGTCAACCCTTTGGCAGTGCAACAAAACAACCACTAATTAATACATATAACACACCAAATGTATGAGTAATAGAATTTGTTCACACAAATTGATCAGAGAGGATTcaaacgaaaaaaacaaaaaaaacaaacaaaggaataTTTTCTGATCGATATTACTGGGTCAAAATGTTACCATTTTGATACCAAGCTTTTCTCTGGCTTCGGTAGGATGAAGATCAACAGTCAAGCACACAACTTGGTAAACAAGAACAAGTACTCACCCTGAAACCTTTCGTTGAGGAGTTTCGTTCTCCGACGATGCATTTTTCTTAGAGAGGTCAAGTGCTCCATCTACTATGAAAggtaatccataaaaaaacagcaattaataTTAAACTCTGAGAGCAAATGCACAAGATCATTGCAAATAATGAAGTATTCGCTCACTCTGTAAATTCACCCTGTTTATTCAGAGTTGCGTACCTTTCAGAGACAAGCATAATTAATGAAAGTCAATAGACTAGATTCTCTTTTGACACTGATCACATAATACAGCGCTTCAAACTCCTGAATCTGACTGTGTGCTGGTCTCTTGAAGTGAAAAGACGATTTGTTTGTGGTGCTTACCTTTCAGGGCCTGAGAAGCTCTGCTGGTGGTGAGGTCCAGAGGCCCGTCGGGATCTGGCTGATGTGGGAGAAGCTCAGAGCTGTCGCTCAGGCCATTCAGGCCCTCGTGAGCCTGGCTTTTACACGCATACTCTAAGGCGAACCTCCGAATCATCTGGCGCATCAACTCCTGCGCCACCAACGGTATACTGGAATCGCAGCTCTGGGGGAATTCTGGGAAATTTAACAATACAGAACTAGTTGAAGATCTCGTTTCATGCACTAGGTTCTttatgtaaaaacacattttctactTTTAACACATATTTGACTTTAAGGATTTGGAGCTGATAAACTGAACTTCATGCATGCATTGTGTACAAGACAACAACTGTAACAATTTAGAAAGCTTGCTTTCTAGATTTCCGTttgataaaaatactaatatttagaGCTATATACCATCGTTACTGTCCTACGAGGGTTCAAAAGGTCACTACATGTGACATAACAAAtaagtgtgatttttattcattttaattgcatagATTACTATTACATTTAATGAGATACTACTATTATGcattgtaaattatgcaaaatcaCGGAGTTATCCTTGCTTTGTCATATAGTGTCTCTCTCAGTGAATGGGACACAGATTTTACCGATATTAGTaatctatatattgaataatgtGTGTCAAATTATGTTCTTTGACTTTTCTTCCTATAGGGAAGCATCCCAGCCAGAGACTACAATGGTTTACTATgaattaaatggaaattaaattattgtgtaaccaaaataccaataaGAAAGAAATAcaccaggactcttattttgaaatgtctaaaCTTTTGCGGGCTGATCCTTCAGATAAGAGATCAAATATGCAGTCTTGCAACAgtctaaaacattatataaagctCATAAAATAGACACTGTCATAATTCATAAACTCGAGTTCACTTGGCATAAATGTGCACTATTCACTGACTGAGAATCACTTTGAagcagttcttttttttaatgaaatcatagccATTTGAAGCTTAATAATCAATAGGCTGTTTCGTGATTCATGTTCTTCCATCCCTAAAATATAAGACGTCTTAAAATGATCATTAAGACGTTTGTTTTACCATTTCATGCATTGCAGACTTTATGACGTTAAATTGCGAGCCTTGTAAAGAAAttctacattttaaacaaatgcaatgGTTAGGAGTTGTAATGCATGGTATCAGTGGTAATGCATGTATCAGCTGTGACAAAAACTTCACTCCCAATGGATAATGGgaataaaaatgtacttctcACCCTTCTTACGAAAGATAGCATGGAGGAATCGGTCTGCTTGGCACTGGAGTTTATCAGAGGTGGACAGGCCCTGAGGTGGGGGGGTTTCAGCAGGGGGTGGCGAGCCAGGCACGGCCACTGCAGGATGGTCCTGTGTCACAAAAGGTAACAGTCAGTTAGTGACACTCATCACATACAGCCCAAAACAAGCACTGATTATTAGTGTCTCACAGCCTTTACTTGTGCTTAATTATAATTAACTATGCTACATGCCCTTTACGATGTTTAACCATGTATTATAAAGATTAAAACTGCATTAACAAACACCCAGAACAACAGCTGCTAAACACAGAGAACTATTTGTTATATCCAAACAGAACTCTAAAATTACTGCGTGCAACTGCGAAAAATGCAAGTAACCCGATCAAAGCTAACGAACCTGTATAACCCACGTTCAATAATAATACAAGAgctacataaacacaaaataaaaccaagcaaacacacaaatacagagatttttaaatatgataaaaatgataaaatcttACTAAACATGATTCAGTGACAAACACATtgacttgtcgccacctactggtggtttcagtgtttgtttgttttttttatgtatcattaATATTTCTATACTCAAACTAAACATACATTTGAcataaaaattacacatttaataaggttagggAAATCTCAATTTAAGGAGGCAAATATCACCCATAATGTGAAAGCAcgtgaataattaattttatctttttagagctgctttacagcagaattgaatTCTGTTTGCATCACTATTTCTCTGTTTAtcactgctttgaaacaatctgtattgaaTAAGCACTATATGAATAAAGCCGAAAGTTAATTTCTGTCACTGATCAAAGGCTTTTCTTGCCGGCTAACACCCCATAATAGGCACATCTATTCTGTGGCTTTTGAGGGTTGACTTACATTCAGTTTCTCTAGCTGCAGGTTGCAAAAGGAGCAGTTTGCATTCACGGACCAATCATCCACAGCCTCTGGTTCACACTCTGAGCGAGAAACACAGAAGCGTCAGGTAAGCGGAGCATTGATATcatgaaagaaagacagagttTTCTAACACTCACCATCAAATATATTGAGATCTTGCAGCAGCCTTGGTCCATATATTCCCTCCAGAATACTTTCAAACCctgcaaacaaatacaatatGGTCTTATCTGTATGAAATCCAAGagtaaaaaatgcatacatattttGAAAACCTTACAGAAGTGTCACAACCCCTACTGGCcaggttttgttaatatttgaacatatatcaaataaatacaatactggctaataaaaactaatttaacatGCAATGCACTATTCTATCAAATGCCcaaacagcaaaagaaaataCTCAGTGCATACAAAATCATTAACTGCAAGACAAGGCCAAAGTAACCAAATGGTCCTAATGTGTAAATATGATCATTTATAAATGCTCTCTTTATATAGAAGTGAGAATAATAACTCATATTTCCAGTACTGCTGCATTGTCTGCATGAATGACGCCCTTCACTGCAGCTACATTCACATTACATCCTTACAAAAGTTCACCCGAGAATGTCACATTCtgcaaatacagtacattttggtATTGCATGAATTTGTCTGTATTCATGCTTTAAAAACCCTCAGAGGCCTTGACCTTCCTGACTGCATCCAAGccttaaaaacatacaacaaatcaCAAGCTATTAACCTGATTGATTCCACTACTCTATTGTgataaactattttaatttgcaCAGATTTAATATGTATGGCCTAGTTAGGGATTTCTATTCAAAACATTAAGGGCGTGCATTTTCTTATACATGCAAAGTACCGTTTACAACAGCGTATTCAATGCGTGTCAACAGTTTCACATGAACCGGAGGTTATTTAGTGAACTGTTTATGCAGTAAacattgtgtgtgaatgtgtggatACACTCTGCCAAGCAAATgtcaacattactgttttaccaTATCCTCCTGGCACCCAGACATCGGCTTtcgtcctctgtagaggacattatattttagtgaatttctcagAGACCCTACATGCCACAGTGActcattattacacttctttatggtttcattatggtttgccccaagaacacattaatgtGCAAATAAGATGCAATGTACAGATACATTGTATAGAATAGGAATACCAATTTATGGACATTTTACGCAAATATTCCATCAAATCATACTGTGATGTATTATATATCAGTTGAGAATCATCTTGCACAAAGTTTGGCTAAAAATAGCATGAAACCTAAAAGCTGATTGTTTTGCCTATAcatgcattttcatgtttttttttttttttttttttgaatacgtCACTCCTGGCGTCCACTACAAAGGACACGGAATAaattagataattaaaaaatattttttttctacatttgttTCTTATACT
Proteins encoded:
- the LOC109099267 gene encoding uncharacterized protein LOC109099267 isoform X2, with the translated sequence MATQCRSSKCTVERKGFRRELDSWRHKLIHCVGFESILEGIYGPRLLQDLNIFDECEPEAVDDWSVNANCSFCNLQLEKLNDHPAVAVPGSPPPAETPPPQGLSTSDKLQCQADRFLHAIFRKKEFPQSCDSSIPLVAQELMRQMIRRFALEYACKSQAHEGLNGLSDSSELLPHQPDPDGPLDLTTSRASQALKDGALDLSKKNASSENETPQRKVSGSLGPCMEDQSRSEKEDGSNAPAVWRVTVLEKVLSSLCSHHRLLLYHILKDVQEDYNISVTLREAQRREFKAGSLCCHAEKKSVNEAPILSLSDCSVNAGICCRTACRLPTCAFSPLCVCLRNIHGHSCQNTSMACVGQDICSNPTLCCTHSKLPSCQHQHNGDHTYISHVRGALITHQGDCRCKGSRSPSPPPLSPKPVDLDCKIAVKSSLFHIQDCKSMNMAPPSLLPHRTEDEDTALYSNTLLRVGSPDACREKVVMLHAQAEKENDHQCGSFIGDLMDRVTEKLRSIQPSEKEQNLANHASQISKTQDDTHLTEIITTVLHNSSDKDYNLNELLQQHVATEQRSPQTRSRKRLETLVAMSKSPDLPSSRRQSLQIKRDLARLSPSYFKRNLGFERDRSLKTVKAAQLTYSLVEQSECRTLDGKSKPVKDTLEKKTTHAQTETLNNQESQETKPKPVCLEEPLPPNERPQLQTTDSDRKVKAKTRKKKNLTVQVGRARRNIVPPQRFSSYVTEPRKMYFAACFSESLFTKHSPKDSTSTALGSTEEISWPSHACDKQPSPTKDEREDRDLPQNTTSSKDEIPSKKEPPCELKSNGRNPDKESARKKPSTLPSKRSKRHRTNSLNTDPHSPTETMSNFTTTESAQQAKASLSGLKYESPIKLMFVSSVTGENGVKYTLKAAASGSNSHGEMFDPCMESSWAGSAIDEHFHNSVLESSPGRTVERGGNKCTSPKVLSLDALLPGCSSNEGEIQETLPGVHQTTPVKRRPGRPKKIGPHIEKSVKRPIGRPPKPKTTDVSSSTGTTGSSAASHRTTEMSRKDDDNKNLKITIMYGRSRRAKRVVSEDLSNFPAQQHDYEVLNGGKDSKACSGKTSSNDQITKDLHFVMPIEDRRCIYSSSNIKCQRLSDTAVSRKPGRPPKVKISGISVTVTTGSPRQRKIHLKRDTKDLHLLRKTLSVEFQPSKEQKTISIPTDIHKDTVAAPKEHNQNTRGQVIPVRHSVRERKPSIHLLHSVATARSCALVRRSRKLLLNKVSCEASQNTKNAQEELPKNALSMKTKNVSRVQDIVRFSAVSVDSIFSSNEDFRWWPTSASPETLNEELARRIRLMSSTWVSDVLEANKSGEIKTDLKPKPFEKLDGSAEKSASAIKMLFEKNYNMEKVCTWFMQSTETQSLAIVKKATARNPKDVFHYNLSRPNCKVNVCPSPQAERLRKHVKKFAKVVPKSPSMHKQAQEMLSKSTRSQAKRKLFNTSSFKPRQHDVMQQMSRSTWVVYRTALLRARLKFKTRPRIKLGGQTFFRDQMRTMTSGAKTLELLKEMPNLVDKTSRPVMKVQNALKLLVKTPRRMIGIANISKQNRISSQAWSPESLKECRVFLKKINSPNTKSLTEECNICTVKLYDVSEQEENEDVTLGVTPPSTGNSPVQLPSSPKSLSKKGRKRGKRKSGTASPSPPTKMRRQSRSSRGVLGARWCDFVLGSLK